The window GCCTCGACGGACACCCCCTCGACCCCGCAGACCTCACCGAGAACCGCTACCCGCTCACCGCACTCACCGCCGGCCCGCACGAACTGCGCATCGACGCCGCCATGCGCTACTCCCGCACCGGCGAAGGCATGCACCGCTTCACCGACCCCACCGACGGCGAAACGTACCTCTACACCCAGCTCTTCATGGAAGACGTCCAACGCGTCTTCGCCGCATTCGACCAGCCCGACCTCAAATCCGTCTTCGCCCTCACCGTCACCGCCCCCGAAGCCTGGACCGTCCTAGGCAACGGCATCGCCGAACACACCGGCAACGGCCGGTGGACCATCGCCCCCACACCACTGATCTCCACCTACCTCGTCGCCGTCGCCGCAGGCCCCTGGCACTCCGTCACCACCCAGCACGCCGGACTGCCCTTCGGTATCCACTGCCGCCGCTCCCTCGCCCCCCACCTCGACGCCGACGCCGACGAAATCCTCGACATCACCCGCGCCTGCTTCGACCGCTACCACGAAAAATTCGACGAGCCCTACCCCTTCGACTCCTACGACCAGGCGTTCGTACCCGAATTCAACGCCGGCGCCATGGAGAACCCCGGGCTCGTCACCTTCCGCGACGAATTCATCTACCGCTCAGCCGTCACTGACACCGAACGCCAGACCCGCGCCATGGTCATCGCCCACGAAATGGCCCACATGTGGTTCGGCGACCTCGTCACCCTCGCCTGGTGGGACGACATCTGGCTCAACGAGTCCTTCGCCGAATACATGGGCTACCAGACCCTCACCGAAGCCACCCGCTTCACCGACACCTGGGTCGACTTCGGCGTAGCCCGCAAGGGCTGGGGATACGACGCCGACCAACGCCCCTCCACCCACCCCGTCGCCCCCGACCCCGCCGCCGTCCCCGACACCGCATCCGCCATGCTCAACTTCGACGGCATCTCCTACGCCAAGGGCGCATCAGCCCTGCGCCAACTCGTCACCTGGCTCGGCGAAAAAGACTTCCTCACCGGCATCAACACCCACTTCGCCCGACACAAATTCGCCAACGCCACCCTCGCCGACTTCATCGACAACCTCGCCTCAGCCACCGACCGCAACGTCCACGCCTGGGCCGAACAATGGCTCCGCACCACCGGCATCGACACCCTCACCCCCCACGTCGACGAATCCGACGGCGCCTGGTCCATCACCATCGACCAGCACGGCCACCGCCCCCACCGCATCGCCGTCGGCGCCTACGACCACGCCATCGAAACCCAGCCAGGACCGGACCGCCTCATCCTGCGCGACCGCTTCGAACTGGACGTCCCCCACAACAACACCGCCAAGAACCACACCGGACGCCGCCCCGCCCTCGTCGTCCCCAATGACCACGACCTCACCTACGCCAAGGTCCGCCTCGACCCCGAATCCTGGAACACCGCACTCCACACCCTCTCCGGCATCCCCGACGCCCTCACCCGAGCCGTCATCTGGAACACCGCCCGCGACATGGTCCGCGACGGCGAACTCCACCCCACCACCTACCTCCGCA is drawn from Streptomyces sp. NBC_01717 and contains these coding sequences:
- the pepN gene encoding aminopeptidase N, whose translation is MSVLTRNEAQTRAQLLDVHRYTIDLDLTTGEDTFDSRTVIQFTALAAGDTFVELKPATLRSISLDGHPLDPADLTENRYPLTALTAGPHELRIDAAMRYSRTGEGMHRFTDPTDGETYLYTQLFMEDVQRVFAAFDQPDLKSVFALTVTAPEAWTVLGNGIAEHTGNGRWTIAPTPLISTYLVAVAAGPWHSVTTQHAGLPFGIHCRRSLAPHLDADADEILDITRACFDRYHEKFDEPYPFDSYDQAFVPEFNAGAMENPGLVTFRDEFIYRSAVTDTERQTRAMVIAHEMAHMWFGDLVTLAWWDDIWLNESFAEYMGYQTLTEATRFTDTWVDFGVARKGWGYDADQRPSTHPVAPDPAAVPDTASAMLNFDGISYAKGASALRQLVTWLGEKDFLTGINTHFARHKFANATLADFIDNLASATDRNVHAWAEQWLRTTGIDTLTPHVDESDGAWSITIDQHGHRPHRIAVGAYDHAIETQPGPDRLILRDRFELDVPHNNTAKNHTGRRPALVVPNDHDLTYAKVRLDPESWNTALHTLSGIPDALTRAVIWNTARDMVRDGELHPTTYLRTARTHLPHETDLALVQGVLTFADTQITRRYTTPDNRPAAHATLTDLCRDLIRRTEDGANPGLRLTAVRHYIDAATQPDTIQDWLTNDSVPGGPELDPELRWRILTRLAVLGATDETTIATELEHDPSATGQEGAARCRAALPTPEAKATAWHSLFNDDTLSNYLFSATAQGFWQPEQADLVHTYVPRYYPEATALAARRGPAIAEAAGRYAFPHYAIDTDNLHHGEQALNDPTLIPALRRKLTDQIDDLRRALAVRNAH